CAGATTGAGTTTGGTTAATCAATTCAATGAGGATCCCTCTTTGGCTGTGTTTTTGATTTCTTTGAAAGCAGGAGGAACTGGATTGAACCTCGTTGGAGCAGATACAGTGATTCATTACGATATGTGGTGGAATCCTGCTGTGGAGAATCAGGCTACAGATAGGGTGCATAGGATTGGACAAAATAGATCAGTTTCTTCTTACAAGCTGGTAACATTGAATACTATTGAGGAGAAGATTTTAAGTTTGCAAAATAGGAAAAAGAGTCTTGTCAAGAAAGTGATCAACTCGGATGATGAGGTCATTTCCAAGTTGACTTGGGAAGAAGTTTTGGAATTACTGCAGATATAATGTTATGATCTCCCATAGAAATCTTTCCAAGATTCGGAATATTTCTAACCGTTTGTACAACAAAGCGTTGTGTCGGTTTGATAAAGTCTTCAATTTTTTTTCTGGTAATATAGGTATTGATTTAGGCACGGCGAACACCTTGGTCTATGTGAGAGGGCGAGGGATAGTTCTCAGTGAGCCTTCCGTGGTTGCTGTTGATGCTAACACTAACGAAGTTTTAGCTGTAGGTCATAAGGCTAAAGCTATGTTGGGGAAAACTCCTAGGAAAATTATGGCTGTTCGGCCTATGAAAGATGGAGTTATTGCAGATTTTGAAATAGCAGAAGGAATGTTAAAGGCTCTCATTAAAAGAGTCACTCCGGCTAGAAGCATGTTTCGTCCGAAGATTCTTATAGCGGTGCCATCGGGAATTACTGGGGTGGAGAAGCGTGCTGTAGAAGATTCTGCCATTCATGCTGGAGCTCAAGAAGTTATTCTTATTGAAGAGCCCATGGCTGCTGCCATTGGAGTGGATCTTCCTGTTCATGAACCTGCTGCAAGCATGATTATTGACATTGGCGGTGGAACAACGGAGATAGCTATCATTTCTTTGGGAGGAATTGTAGAGTCTCGATCACTTCGTATAGCTGGGGACGAATTTGATGAATGTATCATCAATTATATGCGTCGTACTTATAACTTGATGATAGGGCCTCGTACTGCAGAAGAGATTAAAATTACCATAGGTTCCGCGTATCCCCTGGGAGATCAGGAATTGGAGATGGAAGTTCGTGGTCGGGATCAGGTTGCAGGGTTGCCTATAACCAAGCGGATTAACTCTGTGGAGATTAGAGAGTGTTTGGCGGAACCCATTCAGCAGATTATAGAGTGTGTTCGTTTGACTTTAGAAAAGTGCCCTCCAGAGCTATCTGCTGATCTTGTAGAGAGGGGAATGGTTCTTGCTGGTGGTGGAGCTTTAATCAAAGGTCTAGATAAAGCTTTGACAAAAAACACTGGCCTTTCGGTCATCACTGCTCCGCATCCTTTGCTTGCTGTGTGTTTGGGTACAGGAAAAGCATTAGAGCATTTAGATAAATTCAAAAAGCGAAAAGGAAGTATGGTATGAGTATGGAAGAGCTCATTCGTCATGAGGGTTTGAAAGCTTGGATTACTGAGGTGGCGGCTCATACTCAGCCAGATTCCGTGCATATCTGTTCTGGTTCCCAAGAAGAGTTTGATGCTTTGACCGCTGAAATGGTTAAGAGTGGAATGATGATCCCCTTAGACGCTAGCAAAAAGCCGGGATGTTTCCTAGCTCGATCAGCTCAAGAAGATGTTGCTAGGGTAGAAAAA
This sequence is a window from Chlamydiifrater volucris. Protein-coding genes within it:
- a CDS encoding rod shape-determining protein, encoding MISHRNLSKIRNISNRLYNKALCRFDKVFNFFSGNIGIDLGTANTLVYVRGRGIVLSEPSVVAVDANTNEVLAVGHKAKAMLGKTPRKIMAVRPMKDGVIADFEIAEGMLKALIKRVTPARSMFRPKILIAVPSGITGVEKRAVEDSAIHAGAQEVILIEEPMAAAIGVDLPVHEPAASMIIDIGGGTTEIAIISLGGIVESRSLRIAGDEFDECIINYMRRTYNLMIGPRTAEEIKITIGSAYPLGDQELEMEVRGRDQVAGLPITKRINSVEIRECLAEPIQQIIECVRLTLEKCPPELSADLVERGMVLAGGGALIKGLDKALTKNTGLSVITAPHPLLAVCLGTGKALEHLDKFKKRKGSMV